CGGCCCATTCGTCCCGTGGACGTGGCGTCCAAGCTGGGCGTTTCCAAGGCTTCTGTAACCAAGGCAGTAGCCAGCCTGAAGGAAGCGGGCATGCTCGACCAGCCCTATTACGGCGACATTACGCTTACGAGCGATGGATACGAATATGGTAGCAAGGTTCTGGAACGCCATACCATGCTCTATGAGTTCCTCCACGACGTGCTGGGCGTTCCGGCCGAACGAGCCGATGACGAAGCCTGCCTCATCGAGCATGACATTAGCGATAGCACCGCCGAGGCCTGGATCGCCTATATGAGGAACGCGAAGCGCGCAAAGTAAGGTGCGCCAGCGTGCGAATGCATGGGGCATTCGCTTCTTTTGCCATTCATGCGGTCTTCCGTGTGGTAGAATGCGAACAAACGTTTGGTATCTACGACACGAAGGAGGCTTGGTGGAGCGGCGCGTCATTCTCGGAATCGATCCTGGTCTTGCTCACACGGGCTGGGGCGTCATCGCCCAGCGTGGCGGCAAGCTTGAATGCCTCTCGTATGGCTGCGTTGCCACGCCCTCGTCGCAGGCGCTTTCCGAACGTTTGCTCAAGATATACCAGCAGATAGGCGCAGTGGCCGAACGTTTCGCACCCACCTGCGTGGGTATCGAGACGGTCTGGTTCGGCGAAAACGTCACCGCCGCCTTTGCCACGGGGCAGGCGCGCGGGGCTGCGCTGGTTGCCTGCGCGGAACATGGCCTGCACGTGGGGGAATACACGCCTCGCCAGATCAAGCTTGCGGTTGCCGGAACTGGCTCGGCCGACAAGCGCCAGGTCCAGTACATGGTCGGGCAAATTCTGGCATTGGCTGAAGATCCGCACCCCGATCATGCGGCCGATGCCCTTGCTGCCGCCATCTGCTATACCACGCATGAAAATGCGCTTTCCGGAAAGGGGCTTCCCGTATGATTTCCTTCGCGAAGGGCGTTCTCGCCGCGAAGCTATCCGACGCCGCCATCATCGAGGTGGGTGGACTGGGCTATCACGTGGGCATGAGCGCGAATTCGGTTGCCGCGTTGCCCGAAGTGGGTCAGCCCGTGCAAGTGCATACGCATCTACAGGTGCGCGAAGATGCCCTTACCCTCTTTGGCTTCGTTTCCATAGAGGAAAAGGAACTGTTCGAACGCTTGCTTGGCGTGTCGGGGGTTGGGCCGAAGGTGGCTCTTGCGGCATTGTCTTCGTTTTCGCCCGAACAGCTTTCGAATGCCATCGTTGCGGGTGACGTAACGGCTGTTTCGCGCATCCCCGGCGTGGGCAAGAAGACGGCCCAGCGTATCATTCTGGAATTGCAGGGCGTGCTGGCTCAGCCCGCCGAAGCGCCCAAGGCTGCCGCGGCAAGCGGTGCTTACCAGTCGGCGGTGGAAGACCTGCTGGCCATGGGCTTCACGTCCGCAGAATCGGAGCTCGCCCTCAAGGGCGCTCCGCAAGATTTGTCCGAGACGAAGCTGCTTCAGTACGCGTTGAAGCGTTTGGGGGCGTAAATGAACGACGGAGTTCGCATCGAGGGCATGGTATACGACGCAAGTTCCGCCTTCGCGCCATCGGCTGCCATGGGCGGGGAAAGCCCGCGAAACCGCATGGCTTCGGCAGAGCTTCAGGAAGACGACCTGTCCCTCGATCGCAGCCTGCGTCCCCAAAAGCTAGCCGACTACCTGGGGCAAACCAAGATCAAGGAAAGCCTGGAAATTCTCATTCAGGCTGCTCAGCAGCGTGGCGATGTTGTCGACCATATCTTGTTCTCGGGTCCTCCGGGTCTGGGTAAGACCACCCTGGCCACGGTGGTGGCCAACGAAATGGGCGCTAACATCAAAACGACGAGCGGCCCCGCCATCGAGCGTACGGGCGATCTGGCGGCCATCCTCACGAACTTGGAAGACGGCGACGTGCTGTTTATCGACGAAATTCATCGCATGAACCGCATGGTTGAAGAGGTGCTCTACCCTGCGTTGGAAGACTATGCGCTCGATATCGTAGTGGGGAAGGGGCCTGCGGCCCGTTCCATCAGGCTCGATCTGCCTCGCTTCACGCTCATTGGCGCCACCACGCGCACGGGCTTGCTTACCGGCCCCCTGCGCGATCGCTTTGGCATGGCGTTTCGCTTGAACTACTACACGCCCGAAGAGCTGGCCGATATCGTTATTCGCTCCGCCGCCATTCTCGACGTGGAAGCCGAACGTGAAGGCGCGCTCGAAATCGCACGCCGTAGCCGTGGCACGCCGCGTTTGGCGAATCGTTTGCTCAAGCGCGTGCGCGACTGGGCGCAGGTGAAGGGCAGCGGCGTCATCGACGAGGATACCGCAGCTCAGGCGCTCGAATTCTTCGAGGTCGACTCCTTGGGTCTCGACTCGGTCGACAATCGCATACTCGAATTGCTGTGCCAGCAATTCGGCGGCCGTCCCGTGGGCCTTTCCACGCTCGCTTCGGCGCTTTCGGAAGACCCCGATTCCTTGGAAGACGTCTACGAGCCTTATCTCATGCAGCAGGGGCTGCTCGTACGCACGCCAAAGGGGCGCCAGGCCACGCAGCGCGCATACGATCATTTGGGCATCTTGCCTCCAGCGGGGCAGTAGGCGCGCTAGAATAGGCGCCATACGCACACGGCGAAGGGGTTGCAGTGTTTCAGCAAGACTATCTCATGAAGTTGATCATGCAGTTTATTCAGGGCATTCAGCGCAGCATGGAACGCGCGAGCAGTGAAAACGACGAAGGCGACCCTGAATCCGCCGCCGATTTGTTGGAAGCCACCATCGGCGTAGCTACGGAAATCGACGGGGGCGTGCTTTTGTCCCTTTCGCCCGATTCCATTGCGAGCGTCCTGCAAGTTTCGGGCACCGACCCGGGGGTTGCGGAGTATATTGGCCGCACTATGTTCCTGGAATCCGATTACCTTGCACGCGCTGGTCGCGCGGAAGATGCCCAGCTTCGCTTGGATCAGGCCCGTGCCCTTGCCGACGCATATGGCTTCGAACTTTCGGAAAGTCTGGGCGGCGAAGGCTCTATGCGTCAGTTTTTGCAGCAGGAACAGGCGGAATAGCCCATACGGACGGGCTGCAGCTCCGTATTCGGAAAAATATTTGCCGCCAGCGGCAAATATTCGTCCCAATATTGTTTCTTTAGTGTACAGTTTGCATTTGTAGCGACTGCTACGCTCAACGCGCAGGCCAGCGCGCTGTGGGAAGTAAATCTCCACAAGGGGATGGATGAAAAGAGGAAACATGGCCGAAGGTACCGTGAAGTGGTTTGGCGGCAAGACTCCCGAGGGGAAGACTCGCGGATACGGGTTCATCACGCAGGATGGTGGCGATGACCTGTTCGTCTACTACAAGGAAATCGAAAAGGACAAGCCTGGCTTCAAGACGCTGGAAGAGGGACAGCGTGTAAGCTTCGACGTGGAGCCCGGCCAGAACGGCAAGATGCAGGCCGTTAACGTCTGCAAGCTGTAAATGCCGGCGCCGAGCGCAATGAAGCCAAATGCGCTCACGTTAACGCATGTGAAACGGTGGGGGTATATAATGCCCCTACCGTTTTTTGTTTAGAGGAGTACTCAATGGAATTTGTCGGAACGTTTTGGTCGCTCGTACCGCCGATCGTTGCCATCGTCCTGGCGCTCATTACCAAGGAAACGTTTAGCTCGCTGTTCGTGGGCATCCTGGTTGGCGCCATGCTGCTGGCATCGTTCGACCCCATCAACACGGTCAACTACGTCATCGCGGGAACCGTAGGCGAAGGCGATAGCGCCATGAGCGTCGGCTTCCTGAACGCCATCAGCGATTCCTGGAACGCGGGCATCTTCGTGTTCCTGGTCATGCTGGGCATCATGGTTGCCCTGGTGAATACCGCAGGCGGTTCGTCTGCATTCGGCTCGTGGGCTGCTCGCCACATCAAGACGCGCGTGGGCGCTATGCTCGCCACGTTCCTGCTGGGCGTGCTTATCTTCATTGACGACTACTTCAATTGCCTTACGGTGGGCGCCGTCATGCGCCCCGTTACCGACGAGCAGAAGATTTCGCGTGCGAAGCTGGCCTACATCATCGATTCCACGGCGGCGCCCATCTGCATGATCGCGCCCATTTCCTCGTGGGCGGCAGCGGTTTCCGCCACGGCGGCCGACCTGGATACCGGCGTTACGGGCATTCAGCTGTTCGTGCAGGCCATCCCCTATAACTTCTACTCGCTGCTCACGATTGTGTTCGTGGTGGCCATCTGCATCATGGGCTTCGACTACGGCCCCATGGCAAAGGCCGAATTCGAGGCGTATCGCAGCGGTCAGCTGGGTGCGCTTACCAAGGAAGAGCGCCAGGAGAACGAGCGCGCTTCGTTGCTCGACATGCTCATTCCCGTGCTGCTGCTCATCGTATTCTGCGTAATTGGCATGCTCTACGTGGGTGGTTTCTGGGATGCCGAATCGGAAGCGTACATGGATCTGTCTGCGGCATTTGGCGGCACCGACGCTTCGGTGGGCTTGCCTTGGGGTTCGCTCATCGCACTCATTCTGAGCTTCGTTTACCTGTTGTGCCGTCGCGTTATCGACTTCAAGGGCGCAACCGATTGCTTCATCTCGGGTTTCCGCGCCATGGTGCCCGCACTTATGGTGCTCACGTTCGCCCTTACCCTGAAGCTCGCCACTTCGGCCCTGGGTGCCGACGCCTACGTCGCCGGCCTTATGGAAGGTGCGGCCGAGGGCCTGTACGCCCTGCTGCCTGCCATCATCTTCCTGGTTGGCCTGGGTCTGGCATTTGCCACGGGTACTAGCTGGGGCACGTTCGGCATCCTCATTCCCATCGTGCTGCCCATCTTCGCCACTGCCCCCGATCTGCTTACCATTGGCATCTCCGCGTGCCTGGCTGGCGCGGTGTGCGGCGACCATTGCTCGCCCATTTCCGATACTACGGTTATGGCGAGCGCGGGCGCGAACGTGAATCACATTCAGCATGTGTCCACGCAGCTGCCGTACGCGCTTTCGGTGGCGGGCGTTTCGTTCGTCTGCTTCCTGCTTGCAGGCTTCGTGCGCAACTGGGCAATCTGCTTGGCCATTGGCGTGGTGCTTGTTATCGTCATGCTGCTCGTGCTGAAACGTACGATTGGCCGCACCGTTACTGCGGAACCGGCTGCCGAATAGCGCAAGCCGCAGTTAGCTCGCAAAACGAATCGAGCCCCGGGCGCATGCGCTCGGGGCTCGTTGCATATGGGGGCGTAGCGTGCGCTACTGAATGAACATCGCGTCGCCGAAGCTGAGCATGCGGTATTCGCTATCGATGGCGTGCTTGTACGCGTTCATGATGTAGTCGCGGCTGCTGAATGCGCTTACGAGCATCATGAGAGTGCTGCGCGGCACATGGAAGTTCGTGACCATGGCGTCGACTACGTGGAACGTGCTTCCCGGCAGCAGGAACAGGCTCGTGTGGGCGGCGTCGCGCGCCTTCAGCTCGCCTGCCTCGGCATCCCAGGCGCTTTCCAGGCTGCGCACGCTCGTGGTGCCTACGGCGATGACGCGGTGCCCGTTTGCATGGGCTTCGTTGCACGCGTCCACGACATGCTGCGGCACCGTATAGGTTTCGGTGTGCATGGCATGCGTGGTGGGGTCTTCCTCTTCCACGATGCGGAAGGTGTCAATGCCCACCTGCAGTTCCACGGTTTCCCAGCGCACGCCCTTCTGCTTCAGGCGCTCGATGAGCTCGGGCGTGAAGTGCAGGCCTGCAGTGGGTGCGGCAGCCGAAGATTCGCGGCGAGAATAAACGGTCTGGTACATTTCCTCGTCGCCTTCGTAGCCCTTGATGTAGGGCGGAAGCGGCGTGTGACCTACGGCGTGTACCGCCTCGTCAAGCGTGGGGAAGGCCTCGGTGGTCAGGTTCACGATACGCTCGCCCTTGCCGTCTTCCTTGAAGTCGATGACCTCAGCGGACAGGATGACCTTGCCTTCGGCATCGGTGAAGTCAACGATTGCGCCAGGCTTCAGGCGCTTGCCCGGACGCACGAGCGCTTCCCAGGCAGACGATACGTTGGTGGCGATCTTGCCTGCATGCGGACGCAGCAGGAAGACCTCGGCCGCGCCGCCGGTGCCTCGCTTGGCGCCCAGCAGGCGAGCGGGCATCACGCGCGTTTCGTTGGCCACGAACACGTCTCCTGGCTGGGCGTATTCGTAAATATCGCGGAAGATGCGGTCCTGCAGCTCTCCCGTTTTGCGGTCCATGACCAGCATGCGGCATTCGTCGCGTACGGGCCAGGGCGCCTGCGCGATGCACTCTTCGGGAAGTTCGTAATCGAAATCGCTGGTTTTCACTATGCCTCTTCGCTTTCTTCGGATGGTATGTGTTGCATGGTTGCATGCTCGGGTTGTGCTTGAGCTGCGGCTTCGGCCTTGGCAGCTGCGCGGGCGGCATTGCGGGCCGCCTTCTTTGCGCGCTGCTTCGCATCGTATGCCGCGCGTTTGGCGTTGCGCTCGGCGCGCTCGTGGGCTTCGGCTGCCTCGCGCTCTGCGTTCTGGCGCGCTCGTTGGGCCTTGCGGGCCGCGCGTTCGGCATCGGCCTCTGCCTTGGAATAGGCGCAACCGCAGTAGTTCTGGCGGTACATGCCCGCCTCGCGGCTGCGACGAGTTGCCTCGGGGTAGTATGGGCGGAAGTCTTGCCAGATGGGGGTAAGGTTCCAGCGGTCGCAGACGTCCACGAGTTCTTCGTGGCAGATGTCGAACAGCTGGTAGGGGCTTACCGCCAGGGTGGTGGACAGAGCTTCGAAGCCATGCGTCGCCGCGTAGGCTGCGGCCTCTTCCAGGCGCATGTGATAGCAACGGCGGCAGCGTTCTGTGCGGGGGCCGCCCGTAAGCTGGATGACGCCGGCGAATTCGTGCCATGCCGCAGGGTCGTAGGGGAAGTCCACGACGGGAATACCCTCTTCGTTAGCCCAGGTGAGCAGCGTCTGCAGGCGATGGTCGTATTCCTCGCTCGGCTGTATGTTCGAGTTCGCGAACGCGATGGTGATGTCGTGCCCCTCTTCCAGGAGCAGGCGCACGGGTTCGAGCGAACATGGTCCGCAGCAAGCGTGTAGCAGTAGTTTCATGCGAGCCCCTTCCCGTGTGTCGCGCGCGTTCTTTCCGTTCGCCATACTAGCACGCGCCCTTTGCGCGAACCCGTCCTGCCACAGTATGAGCATTCTGCAGCGTGCTCGCGTAAGGTGCGTTGCGTCCGCGTCCCTGTCTTGGCTTCCTTTTTCAGAAAAGGAAGGGTTTTCGGCTGAAATGCGGCTTGATTTCCAGCCTTTAGATCTCCAACCTGGGGAAACGATACCTCCGCATGTTGCCGGGCTTGCCTTTTCTGAAAAAGGCACTGCACTATGGGGTGCCTACCCGTTTCCGCAGTTTTCGCGTGGTCGCTTTGTTCGTGGCCGTACGTGTGCGAGTATCGAATACGAGAAACAGGAAAGGGGTGTGCGCATGACTGCATCGGCGCCATATGACGCGATATTCTTTGACATGGACGGCACGTTGCTGCCCATGCCCGTGCGTCAGTTTCTCGATCGCTATTACGAAATCTTAGAGCGCAAGCTGCGTAACGCTGGTAAGGATGCCAAGCTCTACATCCACTGCCTCGATCGCGGTATGCATGCCATGAGCAGCCATTCCCCCGAGGAAACGAACGCCGATGCGTTCTGGCGCATGTTCGCGCAGGCGCACGAAGACGAGGAATGCCCGCTGAACGCCCGCGAGCTGGCGGAAGCGCGTGACTTCTTCTTCGATTTCTACCAGAACGATTTCGACGAATGCGGGCGCGGCATCGTCCCAAATCCGCATGCGGCCGAAGCGGTGCGCATCCTTGCGGAAAAGGGATACCCGCTGTACCTGACCACCATGCCGCTGTTCCCCTTGGAGGGCGTGCTTGCGCGTCTGCGCTGGGCAAACGTCGATCCGTCCTATTTCGCGCGCATCACGCGCTTCGACAACAGCACGGCGGTAAAGCCCCAGACGGCCTACTACTACGAGAACCTGGCCATCGCGGGTGCCGAACCTGGCCGCGTGCTTATGGTGGGGAACAACACCATCGACGACCTGGCGTGCCTGGAAACGGGCATGGATGCCTACCTGGTCACCGACGACCTCATCAACGATAACGGCTTCGATATTGCCACGGTGAAGCATGGAACCATGGAAGAGTTCGCTGCTTGGGTGCGTGACCTGCCCGTTTGCGAGAGTAAGCGCGCTTTGGAGGGCTATCCCGATCGCTCTCCGCTCGACGGCGGCATCAGCATCGCGCATGGCCGCGACGCCATGCCTCAGCCCCTGTGGGATGAGAATGAACGCATGAGGATAACAACCACGGCTTCCTAGCCGTTGCAACTAACGGAAGATAGAAAGAAGACTATGGCCCTATTTGACGTAACCATTGAGGCGCGCAGTGGCAACGCCCGCGCGCTCACGTTCGAAACGGCGCACGGAACGGTGCGCACGCCCATGTTCATGCCCGTTGGCACGCATGCCACGGTGAAGGGCATTACCGTCGACGTGCTGCACGAGCTGAAAAGCCAGGTCGTGCTTGCGAATACCTATCATCTGTACATGCGTCCCGGCGTCGAGATCATCGAAGAGGCCGGTGGCGTGCAGAAGTTCATGAACTACGACGGCCCCATGCTCACCGACTCGGGCGGATTCCAGCTGTTTAGCCTGAATCACATGATGAAGACCGACAACGACGGCGTGAACTTCAAGGCGCTCGATTACGACGGCAGCAAGCATCGTTGGACGCCCGATATCAACATGGACATCCAGCAGCGCATTGGCGCCGACATCGCCATGCAGCTCGACCAGTGCATTGGCTATCCGGCCGAAAAGCACGACGTCGCCGCGTCCACGAAGCTTTCCTGGGAATGGGCCGAGCGTTGCCTGATGGCGCATACACGTCCCGATCAGGGCCTGTTCGGCATCGAGCAGGGTGGCATGCATATGGATCTGCGTCTGGAGAGCGCGAAGCGCCTGATGGAAGCGGAAGAGCGCGCCAAGGCGGCGGGCATGCGCGGGTTTGCCGGCTTCGGCATTGGCGGCTATTCCGTGGGCGAAGACCACGAGGTCATGTTCGAAACGCTGGGCGAGGCCACGCGTGCGCTTCCGGAAGATCGTCCCCGCTACCTCATGGGCGTGGGCAATCCCACCACGCTCGTGCGCGCCGTGCGCGAGGGTGTGGACATGTTCGACTGCGTGCTTCCCACGCGTACGGGCCGCATGGGCACGGCGTTTTCCAGCCAGGGTCGCATGAACCTGCGCAACGCAAAGTACGCGCACGACTTCACGGCGCTCGATCACGAGTGCGATTGCCCTGTGTGCCGCAACTACAGTCGCGCGTACCTGCGTCACCTGGTGAAGCAGAACGAGATGCTGGGCGGCATGCTGCTTTCCGAGCACAACCTATACTTCCTCATCCACCTTATGGAAAAGGCGCGCGAAGCCGTTCTGGCCGATGCGTACGAGGAATTCTACGAGGCGTGGATGGCCAGCGCGGGCGCGAACGACTACTAGGATCGCTCCGCACCGCGTGGGCCAACGTAATTGCTACTTCGATGGGCTCCAATGGGGCCCATCGCGCGTTATGCGGTTGGAGCGTTCTCCTTGTTGTGACATAATGCAATGTTAACCGCGGTTTTGTATGCGGTTAAACGGGGCAAGGGGCCCCGAATACGGGAAACAAAGGGAATCTAATGGCAGAATCTAATACCAAGAAGCGCAAGCATGTAAGCGGCAACAACCGCCGCAACGTCTGGCTGCTCATCTTGCTCACCCTCCTCGTGGTGGGCTCGGTGTTCATGTTCATGCCGCCGCAGGAAAAGATCAACCAGGGCCTGGATATCCAGGGCGGTCTTTCCGTGGTGCTTACCGCAAACAGCACCGATGGCGACAGCGTGAGCCAGGAAGACATGGAAATCAGTCGCGACATCATCGAGTCGCGCGTTAACGCCTTGGGTGCTTCGGAAGCCACCGTTCAGATTCAGGGCAATAACCAGATTCTGGTTCAGATTCCTGGCATCTCCGACACCCAGGAAGCGCTCGATACCATCGGGCGTACCGGTAACCTGGAATTTGCGCGCCTCGACTCGTTCACCGATGCAGACGTGCAGCAGAAGATTGATTCTGGCAATCTGACCACGTCAACCACCGTTACCGACGACTACGGCAATACGCTTCCCTCGGAAGGCGGCTCCCAGCTTACCGTTGAAGAGGGCACGTACACGCCCATCGTAACGGGCGCAAACATCCAGAGCGTCACCATCGACAAGCAGAGCGAGGGTAGCCCGTACTACGCGGTCAACATTTCGCTCGACGCCGAAGGCACACAGGCATTTGCCGAGGCCAGTGCCGACCTGGTCGATGACCACGGCAAGATCGTCATTATCCTCGACGGCGTGGTGAACTCCGCTCCCGCCGTGCAGTCCGAAATCACCACGGGCCAGGTGTCCATCACCGGCAACTACTCGCAAGACGAGGCCAAGGCGCTGAAGACGGTGCTCGAAAGCGGTTCGCTGCCCGTGAGCTTCACCTACGCGCAGAGCCAGACGGTAGGCCCCACGCTCGGTCAGGACGCCCTGGCATCTGGCGTGCTCGTGGCTCTGGCTGGCATCCTGCTGGTTATGCTCTACCTGCTGTTCTTCTATCGTGGCCTGGGCATGATCACCGCCGCCGCTATCGCGGTGTTCTCGGTGCTGTATCTGGGCTTGCTCGCCACGCTTTCTCATTTCGGCCTGTTTAGCCTGTCCCTTTCCGGCGTTGCCGGCATCGTTCTTACCATTGGTATGGCGGCCGACTCGTCCATTCTTACCTTGGAGCGCTTCAGGGAAGAGATTCGCTTCGGTCGCAGCGTACGCGCGGCATCCATCACGGGCGTTCGTCACGGCATCCTGACCTCCATCGACGCCGACTTGGTGTCTTTGGTTACGGCTCTGTCGCTGTTCTTCCTGGCTTCCAGTGGCGTCAAGGGCTTCGGCCTCACGCTGGCGCTGGGCATTATGTGCGACATCGTGATGATGCTCGTCTTCAAGGCTCCGCTCATCCGCCTGCTTGCCCCGCGTGCCATCGCGAAGCATCCGGGCTTCTGGGGCGTGAGCGATTGCCAGGCTGCCGCTGGCGTGTACAAGGAGCTTTCGGAAGCCGAAGGCGAAACGGTTGAGACTGCCGTTTCCCTCGAGGCCATCAACTCTGCCGACAACGAGACCTACGCGACCCGCAAGGGCGGCGAGCGCGGCACGGCTGCTGCGCAGGCCGCTTCCAAGGTGAAGGGTCGCTTCATCAAGCACGACATCAACTTCCTGGGCTACCGCAAGGTGTTCCTCACCGTTGCCGCCGTCGTCATGGTGCTCAGCGCCGTGATCATTGGCGTACGCGGCCTGAACCTGGGCATTGAGTTCATTGGCGGTACCAGCATCACGTTTACCGATACGGGCAGCGTGACCACCGACCAGATGCGCAGTGCGTTTGCCGAAGCGGGCGAACCCGATGCCGTCATCCAGACCACCGCGAACAATGGCGAGGCTGGCTTCATCGTGCGCACCACGAATGCCGATGCTGCGGAGTCGGCTGGCGAGGCCATGACGGTTGCCAACAGCCTGGGTCTTTCTTCCAATAACTTCCAGGTGAGCACTATCGGTCCCGACTGGGGCACGAGCGTCATCCAGGCCATGTTCATTGCCCTCATCGTGTCGTTCATCCTGATCATCGTCTACATTGCGCTGCGCTTCCGCCAGTACAAGATGGGCGTTACCGCCATTGTGGCCCTGGTGCACGACATCTTGCTTGTTGTGGGCATCTACGCCCTGGTTGGACGCGAGATTAACCCCAACGTGGTTGCTGCACTGCTTACCATTCTGGGTTACTCGCTCTACGACACGGTGGTCGTGTTCCACCGCATTAGCGACAAC
This genomic stretch from Denitrobacterium detoxificans harbors:
- the ruvC gene encoding crossover junction endodeoxyribonuclease RuvC, giving the protein MERRVILGIDPGLAHTGWGVIAQRGGKLECLSYGCVATPSSQALSERLLKIYQQIGAVAERFAPTCVGIETVWFGENVTAAFATGQARGAALVACAEHGLHVGEYTPRQIKLAVAGTGSADKRQVQYMVGQILALAEDPHPDHAADALAAAICYTTHENALSGKGLPV
- the ruvA gene encoding Holliday junction branch migration protein RuvA; the protein is MISFAKGVLAAKLSDAAIIEVGGLGYHVGMSANSVAALPEVGQPVQVHTHLQVREDALTLFGFVSIEEKELFERLLGVSGVGPKVALAALSSFSPEQLSNAIVAGDVTAVSRIPGVGKKTAQRIILELQGVLAQPAEAPKAAAASGAYQSAVEDLLAMGFTSAESELALKGAPQDLSETKLLQYALKRLGA
- a CDS encoding metal-dependent transcriptional regulator, whose amino-acid sequence is MATESGSKRVSASREDYLEAIVELGGTPKRPIRPVDVASKLGVSKASVTKAVASLKEAGMLDQPYYGDITLTSDGYEYGSKVLERHTMLYEFLHDVLGVPAERADDEACLIEHDISDSTAEAWIAYMRNAKRAK
- a CDS encoding epoxyqueuosine reductase QueH produces the protein MKLLLHACCGPCSLEPVRLLLEEGHDITIAFANSNIQPSEEYDHRLQTLLTWANEEGIPVVDFPYDPAAWHEFAGVIQLTGGPRTERCRRCYHMRLEEAAAYAATHGFEALSTTLAVSPYQLFDICHEELVDVCDRWNLTPIWQDFRPYYPEATRRSREAGMYRQNYCGCAYSKAEADAERAARKAQRARQNAEREAAEAHERAERNAKRAAYDAKQRAKKAARNAARAAAKAEAAAQAQPEHATMQHIPSEESEEA
- the queA gene encoding tRNA preQ1(34) S-adenosylmethionine ribosyltransferase-isomerase QueA translates to MKTSDFDYELPEECIAQAPWPVRDECRMLVMDRKTGELQDRIFRDIYEYAQPGDVFVANETRVMPARLLGAKRGTGGAAEVFLLRPHAGKIATNVSSAWEALVRPGKRLKPGAIVDFTDAEGKVILSAEVIDFKEDGKGERIVNLTTEAFPTLDEAVHAVGHTPLPPYIKGYEGDEEMYQTVYSRRESSAAAPTAGLHFTPELIERLKQKGVRWETVELQVGIDTFRIVEEEDPTTHAMHTETYTVPQHVVDACNEAHANGHRVIAVGTTSVRSLESAWDAEAGELKARDAAHTSLFLLPGSTFHVVDAMVTNFHVPRSTLMMLVSAFSSRDYIMNAYKHAIDSEYRMLSFGDAMFIQ
- a CDS encoding cold-shock protein, whose protein sequence is MAEGTVKWFGGKTPEGKTRGYGFITQDGGDDLFVYYKEIEKDKPGFKTLEEGQRVSFDVEPGQNGKMQAVNVCKL
- the ruvB gene encoding Holliday junction branch migration DNA helicase RuvB, yielding MNDGVRIEGMVYDASSAFAPSAAMGGESPRNRMASAELQEDDLSLDRSLRPQKLADYLGQTKIKESLEILIQAAQQRGDVVDHILFSGPPGLGKTTLATVVANEMGANIKTTSGPAIERTGDLAAILTNLEDGDVLFIDEIHRMNRMVEEVLYPALEDYALDIVVGKGPAARSIRLDLPRFTLIGATTRTGLLTGPLRDRFGMAFRLNYYTPEELADIVIRSAAILDVEAEREGALEIARRSRGTPRLANRLLKRVRDWAQVKGSGVIDEDTAAQALEFFEVDSLGLDSVDNRILELLCQQFGGRPVGLSTLASALSEDPDSLEDVYEPYLMQQGLLVRTPKGRQATQRAYDHLGILPPAGQ
- a CDS encoding HAD family hydrolase, encoding MTASAPYDAIFFDMDGTLLPMPVRQFLDRYYEILERKLRNAGKDAKLYIHCLDRGMHAMSSHSPEETNADAFWRMFAQAHEDEECPLNARELAEARDFFFDFYQNDFDECGRGIVPNPHAAEAVRILAEKGYPLYLTTMPLFPLEGVLARLRWANVDPSYFARITRFDNSTAVKPQTAYYYENLAIAGAEPGRVLMVGNNTIDDLACLETGMDAYLVTDDLINDNGFDIATVKHGTMEEFAAWVRDLPVCESKRALEGYPDRSPLDGGISIAHGRDAMPQPLWDENERMRITTTAS
- the tgt gene encoding tRNA guanosine(34) transglycosylase Tgt, with amino-acid sequence MALFDVTIEARSGNARALTFETAHGTVRTPMFMPVGTHATVKGITVDVLHELKSQVVLANTYHLYMRPGVEIIEEAGGVQKFMNYDGPMLTDSGGFQLFSLNHMMKTDNDGVNFKALDYDGSKHRWTPDINMDIQQRIGADIAMQLDQCIGYPAEKHDVAASTKLSWEWAERCLMAHTRPDQGLFGIEQGGMHMDLRLESAKRLMEAEERAKAAGMRGFAGFGIGGYSVGEDHEVMFETLGEATRALPEDRPRYLMGVGNPTTLVRAVREGVDMFDCVLPTRTGRMGTAFSSQGRMNLRNAKYAHDFTALDHECDCPVCRNYSRAYLRHLVKQNEMLGGMLLSEHNLYFLIHLMEKAREAVLADAYEEFYEAWMASAGANDY
- a CDS encoding Na+/H+ antiporter NhaC family protein, encoding MEFVGTFWSLVPPIVAIVLALITKETFSSLFVGILVGAMLLASFDPINTVNYVIAGTVGEGDSAMSVGFLNAISDSWNAGIFVFLVMLGIMVALVNTAGGSSAFGSWAARHIKTRVGAMLATFLLGVLIFIDDYFNCLTVGAVMRPVTDEQKISRAKLAYIIDSTAAPICMIAPISSWAAAVSATAADLDTGVTGIQLFVQAIPYNFYSLLTIVFVVAICIMGFDYGPMAKAEFEAYRSGQLGALTKEERQENERASLLDMLIPVLLLIVFCVIGMLYVGGFWDAESEAYMDLSAAFGGTDASVGLPWGSLIALILSFVYLLCRRVIDFKGATDCFISGFRAMVPALMVLTFALTLKLATSALGADAYVAGLMEGAAEGLYALLPAIIFLVGLGLAFATGTSWGTFGILIPIVLPIFATAPDLLTIGISACLAGAVCGDHCSPISDTTVMASAGANVNHIQHVSTQLPYALSVAGVSFVCFLLAGFVRNWAICLAIGVVLVIVMLLVLKRTIGRTVTAEPAAE